The DNA window AGCACTTCCGGCGAGGGCGGCGAAGCGAGCGAGGAGCAACTCGGCGTGGTCGTCGTAGCACCGTAGCAAGCAGCTGCGCGATGGCATCGGCGGGTTCCGGCGACGAGAAGGCGGCCACGGTCACCCTCATCAGCTCCGACAACGAGCACTTCGAGGTGCCGGAGGCGGTGGCGACCCTGTCCCAGACCATCCGCCACATGATCGAGGACGGCTGCACCGACGGCGGCGTCCCGCTCCCCAACGTCACCGGCCGGATCCTCGCCAAGGTCCTCGAGTACTGCAACAAGCACGCCGCCGCGTCGGACAAGGACGAGCTGGAGAAGTTCGACAAGGCGTTCGTCGATATCGACGACCAGGCCACGCTGTTCGACCTCGTGATGGCCGCCAACTACCTCGACATCAGGGGGATGCTGGACCTCACCTGCCAGACGATCGCCGACATGATCAAGGGCAAGTCGGTGGAGGAGATCAGGGAGACGTTCAACATCAAGAACGACTTCAcaccggaggaggaggcggagatCCGCAGGGAGAATCAGTGGGCCTTCGACGATTAGAGGAGGCCGCCGCTCCGGGCGCTGTGGATGCGCGACCTTTTGCAACTATGCTAAGTTCAGAGTCCGTTTAGTCCATCAGATTGCTTCTTTAAAATAGTTATTATTATAAtttttccttaatgtacaaggtCTAATAAGGGATTAATTAATATTAGTCGTAATTCAGTTACCCTCAGAGATCTTTCTTTGTTCTCCGATCTGTTGTTATGTTCTCGTTTCTTGGCGTGGTTTTCGGAGAGGTTGAGCTTTTTCTTTTTACAAATCAATGAATCCGCGTTTCCTCTCTAAACAATAAAACCGTCCGCTGGACTCGCAATACCTCTCTAATATAGCTTGAAATTTAGTTGCTCAAGCATAGTGATCCAATaagtatgaaatttttactacaaTATAAGAATATAATGATTAGCCCATGATAAAAATTTCGCCATAATTGGACTACGAAAACTATAGCTATGAATTAATTATA is part of the Panicum hallii strain FIL2 chromosome 2, PHallii_v3.1, whole genome shotgun sequence genome and encodes:
- the LOC112879843 gene encoding SKP1-like protein 1, whose protein sequence is MASAGSGDEKAATVTLISSDNEHFEVPEAVATLSQTIRHMIEDGCTDGGVPLPNVTGRILAKVLEYCNKHAAASDKDELEKFDKAFVDIDDQATLFDLVMAANYLDIRGMLDLTCQTIADMIKGKSVEEIRETFNIKNDFTPEEEAEIRRENQWAFDD